From Deltaproteobacteria bacterium:
AGAACGAGGCGTTCGCGCCGTCGGCGAAGTATTCCAGCCAGCCGCAGGAGTCCACCAGGTTCGGGGATTTCACGTCCGATCCTCGTCGCGCTCGACGTTCGTGCCGATACCTTTGATAAATCCGCGCATGGCGCGCATCCGCCGCACCGGAATGAACTCGATCCGGTCACCGTACTGGAAGACACGGATCTTTTCGCCCGGCTGGATGCCCATCGCCTCCCTCACTTTTCGGGGGATGACGATCTGGTACTTGGGTGACACGGTGACGGTGGCCATCGACGCCTCCATCGATAAAGGTTTCGTCATACGATATGATGATCGATATCGCCGTGCGCGTCAACGGAGCAATGCCGTTTGCGGTGCGGTTTCCCCGGGGAATCGTGGTAGCATCGGAAATGAAACCCCCTGCATGGAGGATAGCCCGCGCTTGTTCGGCCTGCACCTGGTCCTGTTCTGGCTTTCCCTGGTCGCCTATTGCACGGAAGCGGGGCTTCAGCTGGGAAGGGTGTCCGGCAGGTCTCCCTTCCGTTCGGCTCTTTTCGGCGGGCTCGTCCTTCACGCCCTCTTTCTTGCGCTGCGATGGTCGCTCTCCGGCCATGCGCCGATGGCCGGGCTCTTCGAATCGCTGACCGTCTTCTCCTTCTGCTCGGCGCTTTCCGCGTTTCTCCTGTGCCGGACGGAAGGGACGAGGGCGGCATGGAGGCCGTTGTCGGTTCTCGTGGCACTTCCGCAGGCGGCAGCGGCGCTGATCGACAAGCGGCTCACCCCTCTCTACCCGGCGCTGGACACCCCTTGGTTCGCGACCCACGTGGGACTCTCCTTCCTGGGTTACGGGATCTTCGCGGCGGGGCTCGCTCTGGCATGGGTTTATTTCAAGGAAGGCGGCGACGATGTCTACAGGGCGGGCGCGCGGTCGGCGCTTTACGGCTTCTCCGCATTTTCGGCGGGGATGGTCTGCGGAGGGATCTGGGCGTACTACGCATGGGGATCGTACTGGATCTGGACGCCGAAGGAGATCTGGTCGGTCGTCCTGTGGCTCTATTTCGCCGCCTTGACGCACCTGAAATACATCCCGGCGACCCCCGGCCGTCCGTGGTGGACGAAACGGATGGAGATGGGGGCTACCGCGGCGGGCTACGTGGTGATGCTGTGCACTTTCCTTGGCGTCAGCCTGCTCCTGCGAAGTTCCCATTCCTTCTGATGGCGGCGGATGGATGAAGGCTATCTGGCGGGTCCTGACTTCCCACAAGACGTGCGCATGGACGGGCCTTGCGTTCTGCCTGGCCGGGGCCGCAGGCTCCGTGTTCATGGGGAGGTACCCTGAACTGTTCTCCGACATGGACGCGCAGGTCTTCGCGGGATGGTTCGCGCAGAAAGGATGGATAGAACCGGTCCCCACCCTTTGGTTATACGGTCTCCTTCTCGCCACAGCGGTGATGGCCGTCAACGCCGCCTGTTGCACGGCCGAGCGGCTCGTGCAGATATTCCGCGGGAAGGCGACGCTGCGAAAAATTCTACCTCACGTGATGCACATCGCATTCCTGGGGGTGGTCCTGTCCCACCTGGTCAGCAGCCTGTACGGCGACCGCATTCCGGGCGTGGCCGTTCCCCAGCGGGAATTCGCGCCCGTCGGTTCGACGGGGTTGATCCTTTCGCTCGACCGGTTCGACGCGGTGATGGCGCCCGAGGGCTACCCGAAGGATTTCTCGGCGAAGGTGACGCTTTTCCGTGGCACGACCCCCGTCGCCCGGGGCGTGGTGCGATCGAACGAGCCGCTCTTCCACGAAGGCTACGGATTCTATATAAAGAATTTCGGCGCAACGCCGTGGGGCGCGCCGTTCGCCGTCTTCGACGCGAACAGGGACCCGGGAGCGGTTCCCATGCTGGTATCGTCGGTCCTGTTCACGGTGGCGAACTTAATCTACCTGATTCCCGCAAGGAGAGAAGATGCATAAAGCGAAAAAGCCTCTCCCGCTCCGGAAAGGGGACGTGATCGCGATATTCGCGCCTGCGGGGCCGGTCGATTCGAAAAGGCTATCCCGGGGGATCGCGCGGCTCGGCAAAGCGGGCTTCGTGCCCGAGGTCGCCGACGGATTGATGAGTAAGGACGGTTATCTCGCCGGGAGCGACTCCCATCGCACGGACCAGGCGCTATGGGCGCTTTCTCTCCCCGAGGCTCGCGCGGCGATGGCTGCCCGAGGCGGGTACGGGACGACTCGGCTGCTTCCGCATATCGACTGGAAAAAATTCGCCCGCCGCCCGCGGCTCGTCGTCGGCTACAGCGATCTCACCGCGATCCTGTCCTATCTCTCCACGCGGCTCGGGATACCCTCCATCCACGGCCCGATGGCCGCGGCGGACCTTGCGACGCGGGCCGACGGCCCGGCCCTTGCGGCTTTCGCCCGGCTCGCGGCGGGAGAGGCGTCTCCGCTTGAGCCGTGGGGATTACCCTGCGAGCGGTTGCGCGGCGGCGCGGTGGAAGGCATTCTCTCCGGCGGCTGCATTTCCGTGATCACGTCGCTTCTTTCCACTCCCTTCGAGCCGGACTTCCGCGGCGCGCTTCTGTTTCTCGAAGACGTGGCGGAGCCCTGTTACCGGATCGACCGGATGCTCACTCAGTGGATCCAGTCGGGGCGCCTTCGCGGGATCGCGGGGATCGTCGTGGGAAAGATCCGGCCGGTCGGCGGCGATACCGGGGAAGATCTGCGCAGGGTCTTCGCCTACGCGGGGCGCAGCCTCTCCGTCCCGGTGTGGTATGGATTCCCCGCGGGGCATGAGGGGCCGAACTATGCGCTTCCGTTCGGGGTGCGGGCGCGGATCGACTCCCGCGGCAGGTTGTACCTTCTCGAATCCCCGGTGGCCGGTTGATGGCGTCTTCCATGTCCGGCGGGACGGATCACTTCCGGAAAGCGAAGGAACTTCTCGCTCAAGGCGTGCGCGACAAGGCGTATACCGCGGCCGTCATGCTCGCCGCGTGCGGCGAGGAAGTAATGTTCCAGGCCGCGGCGGGGGACGCGCGTCATTCATCGGTCTTCGACATCGCGTCGCTCACCAAGCCGCTTGCCGCGGGCCTGTTCTTCGTGCTGGACCAGGAAGGGAAGATCGGGCCCGGGGACATGCTGTCCGCCGTGCTCCCATCGATTTCTACGGATCGCGCCGCCGCCGGAATCCGGTTCGTCGATCTGCTTGCGCACACTTCGGGGCTTCCCGCCTGGGAGCCGTTTTACGAGGAGATCCTCCGCGTCGAGAAGAAGGAAAAGAGACGGATGTGGGGATCCTCCGAGGCGCACGACCGGATCGTCGAGGAAATCCTGCGCCTGCCGCTCCAGGCCGAGCCCGGCACCGCCTGCGTCTACAGCGACCTGGGCTTCATGCTCCTGGGGCGCGCAATGGAACTTGTCTCCTTCCAGCCGCTCGAAAAACTTCTCCTGCGGCAGATCGCGGAGCCGCTGGAAATGAGGGATACTTCCTACCTTCCGCTTGACGGCTACAGCGAGTGCGAGACCGGGAGGCTGGTGTCCACCGGATATTCGGAGATACGGCGGATGGAGAAAGTGGGCATCGTAGACGATGAAAACGCGTCGGCGATGGGAGGAGCGGCGGGCCACGCGGGAGTGTTTTCCACGGCGTACGATCTGTTCCTTTTCGCGCGGGAGATCCTCCGGGCGAGGCGAGGGGAGGGAAGAATTTTCAACCGGTCGTCCGCGGTCAGGATGACCACGAAAGTCACGGAGCCCCCCGGCTGTCCGAGGACTCCGGGATGGGACACTCCGACTCCGTTCAAGGGAAGCGTTTCGCAGGCGGGCAGGCATTTCCCCGAAGGATCGTTCGGTCACCTTGGATACACCGGATGCTCCATATGGATCGATCCCGACCGGGAGGCGACCGTGGTTCTTCTCACGAACAGGATATTCTACGGGAAACAAAACGACGGTTTAAAAAGCCTGCGGCCCCTCCTGCATGACACCGTGATGGAGGAACTGTTTCCATGAAGAACGTTCATCTCATCGCCGCCTGCGGAGTGGGGATGGCGTCGCTTGCCGGGATGCTGAAGGAGAAAGGGTTCCGGGTTACCGGCTCGGATGCGAACGTCTACCCCCCGATGAGCACGCAGCTGGAGGCGCTGGGGATCTCCCTGTTTTCCCCGTATGCCGCGGAAAACATACCGGCGGACGCCGACCTTGTGATCGTGGGGAATGCGGTGTCCAGGGATAACCCCGAGTGCCTTGAAGCGGTCCGCAGGGGGATCCCAAGCCTGTCGATGCCGCAGGCGCTGGCGAAATTCTTCATCGAGGGGAAGGAGTCGATCGTCGTCGCGGGCACTCACGGCAAGACCACGACCACTTCCATCATGGCCTGGTCGCTGTATGCGCTGGGCGAGGCCCCGTCGTTCCTCATCGGCGGGGTGCCGAGGAATTTCCCGGTCAGCTACCGGGTGGGAACGGGGCCGCGGTTCGTCGTCGAAGGGGACGAGTACGACACGGCGTACTTCGACAAGGGACCGAAGTTCCTCCATTACCTCCCGAAGATCGTCCTGCTTACAAGCATCGAGTTCGACCACGCGGACATCTATCGGGACCTTCCGCACCTGCTGGAATCGTTCCGCAAGCTCGTACGCCTGATCCCGCGGGACGGCCTGCTGATCGCCTGCTCGGATTACCCCGATGTGGTCGAGGTCGCTTCGGAAGCCTCCTGCCCGGTCGTTTTCTACGCGGGAAACCCCGGAGTGCCATTGAATTCGCCCGGCAACGGATGGCGGGTTCATGACGTTACGGAGGAAGGCGGACTAACCCGCTTCCGGCTGGAAGGGAGGGGGGCGGTGCACGAATTCGCATGGAAACTTCCCGGGCGGCACAACACCGCCAACGCCGCGGCGGTGTCGATCGCGCTATTTCATTTCGGATACGATCCTGCGCGGGTGGCGGAAGCTCTCGCGGGATTCGCGGGCGTGCGCAGGCGGCAGGAGGAGGTCGGGGAGTACGGCGGCGTCCTGGTCGTGGACGATTTCGCACACCATCCGACGGCTGTTAAAGGAACGATCCAGGCGGTCCGCGCGAGATACCCCTGGCGGCGCATCACGGCGGTCTTCGAGCCCAGATCGAACACCAGCAGGCGCAGGGTCTTCCAGGCCGAGTTCGCCGCGTCTCTGGCGGAGGCCGATTCGGTCGTCGTCGCGGGAGTTTTCGGCATGGATAAGATCCCGCCGGAGGAGCGTCTGGATCCCGAAGCGGTCGTGGAGGCGGTGCGGACCGCCGGTCGCGAGGCGTTTTATATACAGGAAGTGGACGGGATCGTCGATCGCCTTTCGAAGACGTCGCGGCCGGGGGACCTTATTTTGATCATGTCGAACGGCGGGTTCGGCGGGATCCAGGGGAAAATAGCCGGAAGGCTTTCCTCCCGGTAAGACGGAATATCAATATCCTCGACAGTCCATTCCTGTCCTTGCGCTTCATCTGGCC
This genomic window contains:
- the ccsA gene encoding cytochrome c biogenesis protein CcsA, with protein sequence MEDSPRLFGLHLVLFWLSLVAYCTEAGLQLGRVSGRSPFRSALFGGLVLHALFLALRWSLSGHAPMAGLFESLTVFSFCSALSAFLLCRTEGTRAAWRPLSVLVALPQAAAALIDKRLTPLYPALDTPWFATHVGLSFLGYGIFAAGLALAWVYFKEGGDDVYRAGARSALYGFSAFSAGMVCGGIWAYYAWGSYWIWTPKEIWSVVLWLYFAALTHLKYIPATPGRPWWTKRMEMGATAAGYVVMLCTFLGVSLLLRSSHSF
- a CDS encoding cytochrome c biogenesis protein ResB, translating into MKAIWRVLTSHKTCAWTGLAFCLAGAAGSVFMGRYPELFSDMDAQVFAGWFAQKGWIEPVPTLWLYGLLLATAVMAVNAACCTAERLVQIFRGKATLRKILPHVMHIAFLGVVLSHLVSSLYGDRIPGVAVPQREFAPVGSTGLILSLDRFDAVMAPEGYPKDFSAKVTLFRGTTPVARGVVRSNEPLFHEGYGFYIKNFGATPWGAPFAVFDANRDPGAVPMLVSSVLFTVANLIYLIPARREDA
- the mpl gene encoding UDP-N-acetylmuramate:L-alanyl-gamma-D-glutamyl-meso-diaminopimelate ligase: MKNVHLIAACGVGMASLAGMLKEKGFRVTGSDANVYPPMSTQLEALGISLFSPYAAENIPADADLVIVGNAVSRDNPECLEAVRRGIPSLSMPQALAKFFIEGKESIVVAGTHGKTTTTSIMAWSLYALGEAPSFLIGGVPRNFPVSYRVGTGPRFVVEGDEYDTAYFDKGPKFLHYLPKIVLLTSIEFDHADIYRDLPHLLESFRKLVRLIPRDGLLIACSDYPDVVEVASEASCPVVFYAGNPGVPLNSPGNGWRVHDVTEEGGLTRFRLEGRGAVHEFAWKLPGRHNTANAAAVSIALFHFGYDPARVAEALAGFAGVRRRQEEVGEYGGVLVVDDFAHHPTAVKGTIQAVRARYPWRRITAVFEPRSNTSRRRVFQAEFAASLAEADSVVVAGVFGMDKIPPEERLDPEAVVEAVRTAGREAFYIQEVDGIVDRLSKTSRPGDLILIMSNGGFGGIQGKIAGRLSSR
- a CDS encoding LD-carboxypeptidase, which codes for MHKAKKPLPLRKGDVIAIFAPAGPVDSKRLSRGIARLGKAGFVPEVADGLMSKDGYLAGSDSHRTDQALWALSLPEARAAMAARGGYGTTRLLPHIDWKKFARRPRLVVGYSDLTAILSYLSTRLGIPSIHGPMAAADLATRADGPALAAFARLAAGEASPLEPWGLPCERLRGGAVEGILSGGCISVITSLLSTPFEPDFRGALLFLEDVAEPCYRIDRMLTQWIQSGRLRGIAGIVVGKIRPVGGDTGEDLRRVFAYAGRSLSVPVWYGFPAGHEGPNYALPFGVRARIDSRGRLYLLESPVAG
- a CDS encoding AbrB/MazE/SpoVT family DNA-binding domain-containing protein; amino-acid sequence: MATVTVSPKYQIVIPRKVREAMGIQPGEKIRVFQYGDRIEFIPVRRMRAMRGFIKGIGTNVERDEDRT
- a CDS encoding beta-lactamase family protein, with amino-acid sequence MASSMSGGTDHFRKAKELLAQGVRDKAYTAAVMLAACGEEVMFQAAAGDARHSSVFDIASLTKPLAAGLFFVLDQEGKIGPGDMLSAVLPSISTDRAAAGIRFVDLLAHTSGLPAWEPFYEEILRVEKKEKRRMWGSSEAHDRIVEEILRLPLQAEPGTACVYSDLGFMLLGRAMELVSFQPLEKLLLRQIAEPLEMRDTSYLPLDGYSECETGRLVSTGYSEIRRMEKVGIVDDENASAMGGAAGHAGVFSTAYDLFLFAREILRARRGEGRIFNRSSAVRMTTKVTEPPGCPRTPGWDTPTPFKGSVSQAGRHFPEGSFGHLGYTGCSIWIDPDREATVVLLTNRIFYGKQNDGLKSLRPLLHDTVMEELFP